A single Cupriavidus sp. D39 DNA region contains:
- the mpl gene encoding UDP-N-acetylmuramate:L-alanyl-gamma-D-glutamyl-meso-diaminopimelate ligase — protein sequence MHIHILGICGTFMGGLAVLAKQAGHRVTGCDANVYPPMSTQLEAQGIELIEGFDPGQLALEPDLFVIGNVVSRGNPLMEAILNRNLPYVSGPQWLGEHVLRGKWTLAVAGTHGKTTTTSMLAWILEDAGYQPGFLVGGVPQNFGVSARVTESDFFVIEADEYDTAFFDKRSKFVHYRPRTAILNNLEYDHADIFPDLAAIETQFHHLVRTVPEQGRLIVNGFEESLARVLERGCWSETEQFGIGDWRAAEPAEAAAARAGDSVTQDSFDVWFGEKLQGRLSWALQGTHNRMNALAAIAAARHVGVPAPQAIDSLSRFANVKRRMEVRGVVNGITVYDDFAHHPTAIQTTLDGLRKRVGGARILAVLEPRSNTMKLGVMKAQLPASLETADLVFGYGAASGKDALGWDLAGSLAPLGERAAAFSDLPELVRAVRAAARPGDHVLVMSNGGFGGVHQKLLDAFAAGACA from the coding sequence ATGCATATTCACATCCTCGGTATCTGCGGCACATTCATGGGCGGCCTGGCCGTGCTTGCCAAGCAGGCTGGCCACCGCGTCACCGGATGCGACGCCAATGTCTACCCGCCGATGAGCACGCAGCTCGAGGCGCAGGGCATTGAACTGATCGAGGGCTTCGATCCCGGCCAGCTGGCGCTGGAGCCGGATCTGTTCGTCATCGGCAATGTGGTCTCGCGCGGCAATCCGCTGATGGAGGCCATTCTCAACCGCAACCTGCCTTATGTCTCCGGCCCGCAGTGGCTCGGCGAGCATGTGCTGCGCGGCAAATGGACGCTGGCGGTGGCGGGCACCCACGGCAAGACCACGACCACCTCCATGCTGGCCTGGATCCTGGAAGATGCCGGCTACCAGCCGGGCTTCCTGGTGGGCGGCGTGCCCCAGAACTTCGGCGTGTCGGCCCGGGTGACCGAGTCCGACTTCTTCGTGATCGAGGCCGATGAGTACGATACGGCGTTCTTCGACAAGCGCAGCAAGTTTGTCCATTACCGTCCGCGCACCGCCATCCTGAACAACCTGGAATACGATCACGCCGACATCTTCCCGGATCTTGCTGCCATCGAGACCCAGTTCCACCATTTGGTGCGCACCGTCCCGGAGCAGGGCCGGCTGATCGTCAACGGCTTTGAGGAAAGCCTGGCGCGCGTGCTGGAGCGGGGCTGCTGGAGCGAGACCGAGCAGTTCGGCATCGGCGACTGGCGTGCCGCCGAGCCCGCCGAGGCCGCTGCCGCCAGGGCCGGCGACAGCGTGACCCAGGACAGTTTCGATGTCTGGTTCGGCGAAAAGCTGCAAGGCCGGCTCAGCTGGGCCTTGCAAGGCACGCACAACCGGATGAATGCGCTGGCTGCGATTGCTGCTGCCCGCCACGTGGGCGTGCCCGCGCCGCAGGCGATCGACTCCTTGTCGCGTTTCGCTAACGTGAAGCGCCGCATGGAAGTGCGTGGCGTGGTCAATGGCATCACGGTCTATGACGACTTTGCCCACCATCCCACGGCAATCCAGACCACGCTCGACGGCCTGCGCAAGCGGGTTGGCGGGGCGCGCATCCTGGCGGTGCTGGAGCCGCGCTCCAACACCATGAAGCTGGGCGTGATGAAGGCGCAGCTGCCGGCCAGCCTCGAGACGGCTGACCTGGTGTTCGGCTACGGCGCGGCCAGCGGCAAGGATGCGCTGGGCTGGGACCTGGCCGGATCGCTGGCGCCGCTGGGCGAGCGCGCGGCCGCCTTCAGCGATCTGCCCGAACTGGTCCGCGCGGTGCGAGCCGCCGCGCGCCCGGGCGACCATGTGCTGGTCATGAGCAACGGCGGCTTCGGCGGCGTCCACCAGAAACTGCTGGATGCCTTTGCTGCCGGCGCTTGCGCCTGA
- a CDS encoding YqiA/YcfP family alpha/beta fold hydrolase: MLLYLHGFRSSPQSFKARLVQERMREWGVGRYYACPVLNVSPAQAIAQAEAAIAASQAGGAQPLTIIGSSLGGFYARWLAERHGCRAVLLNPAVHPWTDLERHLGDQPLWHGGGSVRVERHHLDELLALRVEPITRPQRYFLMAATGDEVLDYREMLAAFPGAHTRVIEGSDHGISEFADYVDEVLAFCGYGPDGQVSQVSQVSQVSQVSQVSQVSPIDPEPQA, translated from the coding sequence ATGTTGCTGTACCTGCACGGTTTCCGCTCGTCACCGCAGTCCTTCAAGGCCCGCCTGGTCCAGGAGCGCATGCGCGAGTGGGGCGTGGGGCGCTATTACGCCTGCCCCGTGCTGAATGTGTCGCCGGCCCAGGCCATCGCCCAGGCCGAAGCGGCCATCGCGGCCTCGCAGGCTGGCGGCGCGCAGCCGCTCACCATCATCGGCTCCTCGCTGGGCGGCTTCTATGCGCGCTGGCTGGCCGAGCGCCACGGCTGCCGCGCGGTGCTGCTCAACCCGGCGGTGCATCCGTGGACCGACCTGGAGCGCCACCTTGGCGACCAGCCGCTTTGGCACGGCGGCGGCTCGGTGCGGGTGGAGCGCCACCACCTGGATGAACTGCTGGCGCTGCGGGTCGAGCCCATCACCCGGCCGCAGCGCTATTTCCTGATGGCCGCGACCGGCGACGAGGTGCTGGACTACCGCGAGATGCTGGCGGCATTCCCCGGGGCGCACACCCGCGTCATCGAGGGCAGCGACCACGGCATCAGCGAATTTGCCGACTACGTCGATGAAGTCCTCGCTTTCTGCGGCTATGGTCCCGATGGCCAGGTCAGCCAGGTCAGCCAGGTCAGCCAGGTCAGCCAGGTCAGCCAGGTCAGCCAGGTCAGCCCCATCGACCCGGAGCCGCAGGCATGA